A section of the Sphaerobacter thermophilus DSM 20745 genome encodes:
- a CDS encoding acetyl-CoA carboxylase, translated as MTSRIQLIDVTLRDGNQSLWSATGIDTETVLAVAPLLDQVGFKALDFTTSTHMAISVRYHQEDPFERIRLTSQLMPNTPLIFMTTGMRFITWEPAPRAIIRLAMQLVIKHGIRRIQIVEPMNNMPALLEAAKIAREEGAEQVVAGLVYSISPVHTDEFYVGCAAALAGATDLIDTVYIKDPSGLLTPERVETIVPAMRKALGSMPLEIHSHCNAGMAPLCYLRAAELGVETVHTAIPPLAEGTSLPSITRTVANLRELGFDVDIDLEPIERISQHLFELARRKGYRIGQPLEYDVAYYRHQVPGGMVTTLRRHLAEVGAEDRFDEVLEEIVRVRAELGYPIMVTPFSQLVATQALLNVQAGERYASAPDEVIKYVLGRFGDPPAPIDPEVRDRVLSMPRARELDVPLEEPTLEDLRRQIGPNLSDEELLLRWALPGEQVDAALSGKRTRPAQPVAGPYHPLKKLIAEVSKRTDITYFYLQKGDTRVILRRNKPAATGKGIVPDGHAEPASPPERAAGEGVRV; from the coding sequence ATGACGTCGCGAATCCAGCTCATCGACGTCACGCTCCGTGACGGCAATCAGAGTCTCTGGAGCGCCACCGGCATTGACACGGAGACGGTCCTCGCCGTCGCGCCCCTGCTCGACCAGGTGGGCTTCAAGGCGCTCGACTTCACCACCAGCACGCACATGGCCATCAGCGTGCGCTACCACCAGGAGGACCCCTTCGAGCGCATCCGACTGACCAGCCAGCTCATGCCCAACACGCCGCTCATCTTCATGACGACCGGCATGCGCTTCATCACCTGGGAGCCGGCACCGCGCGCGATCATCCGCCTCGCCATGCAGCTCGTCATCAAACACGGCATCCGGCGCATCCAGATCGTCGAGCCAATGAACAATATGCCGGCGCTGCTGGAAGCAGCCAAGATCGCGCGTGAGGAAGGGGCGGAGCAGGTTGTCGCCGGTCTGGTGTACAGCATCAGCCCGGTGCATACCGACGAGTTCTACGTCGGGTGCGCGGCCGCCCTGGCCGGCGCCACCGACCTGATCGACACCGTCTACATCAAAGACCCGTCGGGCCTGCTGACCCCCGAGCGAGTGGAGACCATCGTGCCCGCCATGCGCAAGGCCCTCGGCTCGATGCCGCTCGAAATCCACTCGCACTGCAATGCCGGCATGGCGCCGCTCTGCTATCTCCGCGCGGCCGAGCTCGGCGTCGAGACGGTGCATACAGCGATTCCGCCACTCGCTGAAGGCACCTCGCTTCCGTCGATCACGCGCACTGTCGCGAACCTGCGGGAACTCGGTTTCGACGTCGACATCGACCTCGAGCCGATCGAGCGCATCTCGCAGCACCTGTTCGAGCTCGCCCGGCGCAAGGGCTATCGGATCGGTCAGCCGCTCGAGTACGACGTCGCCTACTACCGCCATCAGGTACCTGGCGGGATGGTGACCACCCTGCGGCGGCACCTCGCGGAAGTCGGCGCCGAGGATCGGTTCGACGAAGTCCTCGAGGAGATCGTCCGCGTCCGGGCCGAGCTGGGGTACCCCATCATGGTCACCCCCTTCTCCCAGCTCGTCGCCACGCAAGCCCTCCTCAACGTGCAGGCCGGTGAACGCTACGCGAGCGCTCCGGATGAGGTCATCAAGTACGTCCTCGGGCGCTTCGGCGACCCGCCGGCCCCGATCGACCCCGAGGTGCGCGACCGCGTCCTCTCCATGCCCCGCGCGCGGGAGCTCGATGTCCCGCTGGAAGAGCCGACCCTCGAGGATCTGCGCCGACAGATCGGCCCCAACCTGTCCGACGAGGAGCTGCTGCTGCGCTGGGCACTGCCCGGGGAGCAGGTCGACGCCGCCCTCAGCGGCAAGCGCACCCGACCGGCACAACCGGTCGCCGGGCCGTACCACCCGCTCAAGAAGCTGATCGCCGAAGTCTCGAAACGCACCGACATTACCTATTTCTATCTCCAGAAGGGAGACACACGGGTCATCCTGCGGCGGAACAAGCCCGCCGCGACGGGGAAGGGGATCGTGCCGGATGGACACGCAGAGCCAGCATCGCCTCCAGAACGTGCTGCAGGCGAAGGCGTTCGTGTTTGA